In Siniperca chuatsi isolate FFG_IHB_CAS linkage group LG16, ASM2008510v1, whole genome shotgun sequence, the following proteins share a genomic window:
- the map3k7 gene encoding mitogen-activated protein kinase kinase kinase 7 isoform X2 has product MSLTLPSADILETPPGYPFEEINYEDIEVEEVVGRGAFGVVCKAKWKGKDVAIKTIESESERKAFIVELRQLSRVNHPNIVKLYGSCHSPVCLVMEYAEGGSLYNVLHGAEPLPYYTASHAVSWCLQCSQGVAYLHGMKPKALIHRDLKPPNLLLVAGGTVLKICDFGTACDIQTHMTNNKGSAAWMAPEVFEGSNYSEKCDVFSWGIILWEVITRRKPFDEIGGPAFRIMWAVHNGTRPPLIKNLPKPIESLMTRCWSKDPSQRPSMEEIVKIMTHLMKYFPGSDEPLQYPYQYSDEGQSNSATSTGSYVDYTGTSTSNKSDANMEHSNSQGSNDTIKITSQFAPHFKPKGDPLRTLPLSRGGSVESLPSRTQCLVSSDSKRMSADLSELEPKMPFTPLGPQYKRGHRKTASFGTILDVPKIVVTATCEPQRRRSVQDLPGIGTESSQGSRNSSRSSSPSVRMMPPDKMSSRGYFSPDDPTDTNGSDNSIPMAYLTLDHQLQPLAPCPNSKESMAVFEQHCKMAQEYLKVQTEIALLIQRKKELIAELDQDEKDQQNTSRLVQEHKKLLEENKSLSTYYQKCKKQLELIRVQQQKRQGTS; this is encoded by the exons ATGTCTCTAACGTTACCATCCGCCGATATACTTGAAACACCTCCTGGATATCCGTTTGAAGAAATCAACTATGAGGATATTGAAGTTGAGGAG GTGGTGGGGAGAGGAGCTTTTGGGGTTGTTTGCAAAGCCAAATGGAAAGGCAAAGATGTTGCTATCAAGACCATTGAGAGTGAATCAGAGAGGAAAGCCTTTATTGTTGAG CTCCGGCAGCTTTCACGTGTGAATCACCCCAACATTGTGAAGTTGTATGGCTCTTGCCATAGTCCA GTTTGCCTTGTGATGGAATATGCTGAAGGCGGGTCATTGTACAATG TGCTGCATGGTGCTGAACCCCTCCCCTATTACACTGCTTCCCATGCCGTGAGCTGGTGTTTACAGTGTTCCCAGGGCGTGGCCTATCTCCATGGCATGAAACCAAAGGCTCTCATTCACAGGGACCTCAAACCACCCAA tttgcTTCTAGTGGCAGGCGGCACTGTGCTGAAGATATGTGACTTTGGAACAGCATGCGACATTCAGACCCACATGACCAACAACAAGGGAAGTGCAGCATGGATGGCCCCAGAGGTATTTGAAG GCAGCAATTACAGCGAGAAGTGTGATGTGTTCAGCTGGGGGATCATTCTCTGGGAGGTGATCACTCGCAGGAAGCCCTTTGATGAAATTGGAGGACCAGCTTTTCGCATTATGTGGGCTGTGCACAATG gTACAAGACCTCCTTTAATCAAAAATTTGCCCAAGCCCATTGAGAGTCTGATGACTCGCTGCTGGTCAAAAGACCCCTCCCAGCGGCCTTCCATGGAGGAGATAGTGAAGATCATGACTCATCTAATGAAG TACTTCCCAGGATCTGATGAACCCCTGCAATATCCATACCAATATTCAGATGAGGGACAGAGCAACTCTGCAACTAGTACAG GTTCATATGTGGACTACACTGGCACCAGCACAAGCAACAAAAGCGATGCAAACATGGAGCACAGTAATTCTCAAGGGAGCAATGACACTATAAAGATAACGTCTCAGTTTGCTCCTCACTTCAAGCCAAAG GGAGACCCATTGAGGACTCTGCCTCTGTCCAGGGGGGGCAGTGTTGAAAGTCTGCCTTCACGAACACAGTGCCTGGTGTCATCTGACAGCAAAAGAATGAGTGCTGACCTGTCGGAGCTGGAGCCCAAGATGCCATTTACACCTCTAG GCCCCCAGTATAAACGAGGCCACCGTAAAACGGCATCATTCGGCACCATTCTGGATGTCCCCAAGATCGTCGTCACAG CCACATGCGAGCCTCAAAGACGTCGGTCTGTGCAGGATCTGCCAGGCATCGGCACAGAGTCCAGCCAG GGGAGCAGAAACAGCAGCCGGTCCTCCAGTCCTAGTGTGAGGATGATGCCACCAGATAAGATGAGCAGCAGAGGTTACTTCTCCCCTGATGACCCCACAG aCACCAACGGCTCAGACAACTCCATTCCCATGGCTTATCTCACCCTGGATCACCAGCTGCAG CCTCTCGCTCCCTGTCCCAACTCCAAAGAGTCCATGGCTGTGTTTGAGCAGCACTGCAAGATGGCCCAAGAATACCTGAAAGTGCAAACAGAGATTGCCCTGCTGATCCAGAGAAA GAAGGAGCTCATCGCTGAACTGGACCAAGATGAGAAGGACCAGCAGAACACGTCCCGTCTGGTGCAGGAGCACAAaaagctgctggaggagaacaaAAGTCTGTCCACATACTACCAGAAGTGCAAAAAACAACTGGAGCTGATCCGGGTCCAGCAACAGAAGAGACAGGGCACGTCGTGa
- the map3k7 gene encoding mitogen-activated protein kinase kinase kinase 7 isoform X4, with product MEHSNSQGSNDTIKITSQFAPHFKPKGDPLRTLPLSRGGSVESLPSRTQCLVSSDSKRMSADLSELEPKMPFTPLAGPQYKRGHRKTASFGTILDVPKIVVTATCEPQRRRSVQDLPGIGTESSQGSRNSSRSSSPSVRMMPPDKMSSRGYFSPDDPTDTNGSDNSIPMAYLTLDHQLQPLAPCPNSKESMAVFEQHCKMAQEYLKVQTEIALLIQRKKELIAELDQDEKDQQNTSRLVQEHKKLLEENKSLSTYYQKCKKQLELIRVQQQKRQGTS from the exons ATGGAGCACAGTAATTCTCAAGGGAGCAATGACACTATAAAGATAACGTCTCAGTTTGCTCCTCACTTCAAGCCAAAG GGAGACCCATTGAGGACTCTGCCTCTGTCCAGGGGGGGCAGTGTTGAAAGTCTGCCTTCACGAACACAGTGCCTGGTGTCATCTGACAGCAAAAGAATGAGTGCTGACCTGTCGGAGCTGGAGCCCAAGATGCCATTTACACCTCTAG CAGGCCCCCAGTATAAACGAGGCCACCGTAAAACGGCATCATTCGGCACCATTCTGGATGTCCCCAAGATCGTCGTCACAG CCACATGCGAGCCTCAAAGACGTCGGTCTGTGCAGGATCTGCCAGGCATCGGCACAGAGTCCAGCCAG GGGAGCAGAAACAGCAGCCGGTCCTCCAGTCCTAGTGTGAGGATGATGCCACCAGATAAGATGAGCAGCAGAGGTTACTTCTCCCCTGATGACCCCACAG aCACCAACGGCTCAGACAACTCCATTCCCATGGCTTATCTCACCCTGGATCACCAGCTGCAG CCTCTCGCTCCCTGTCCCAACTCCAAAGAGTCCATGGCTGTGTTTGAGCAGCACTGCAAGATGGCCCAAGAATACCTGAAAGTGCAAACAGAGATTGCCCTGCTGATCCAGAGAAA GAAGGAGCTCATCGCTGAACTGGACCAAGATGAGAAGGACCAGCAGAACACGTCCCGTCTGGTGCAGGAGCACAAaaagctgctggaggagaacaaAAGTCTGTCCACATACTACCAGAAGTGCAAAAAACAACTGGAGCTGATCCGGGTCCAGCAACAGAAGAGACAGGGCACGTCGTGa
- the map3k7 gene encoding mitogen-activated protein kinase kinase kinase 7 isoform X3, with the protein MSLTLPSADILETPPGYPFEEINYEDIEVEEVVGRGAFGVVCKAKWKGKDVAIKTIESESERKAFIVELRQLSRVNHPNIVKLYGSCHSPVCLVMEYAEGGSLYNVLHGAEPLPYYTASHAVSWCLQCSQGVAYLHGMKPKALIHRDLKPPNLLLVAGGTVLKICDFGTACDIQTHMTNNKGSAAWMAPEVFEGSNYSEKCDVFSWGIILWEVITRRKPFDEIGGPAFRIMWAVHNGTRPPLIKNLPKPIESLMTRCWSKDPSQRPSMEEIVKIMTHLMKYFPGSDEPLQYPYQYSDEGQSNSATSTGSYVDYTGTSTSNKSDANMEHSNSQGSNDTIKITSQFAPHFKPKGDPLRTLPLSRGGSVESLPSRTQCLVSSDSKRMSADLSELEPKMPFTPLATCEPQRRRSVQDLPGIGTESSQGSRNSSRSSSPSVRMMPPDKMSSRGYFSPDDPTDTNGSDNSIPMAYLTLDHQLQPLAPCPNSKESMAVFEQHCKMAQEYLKVQTEIALLIQRKKELIAELDQDEKDQQNTSRLVQEHKKLLEENKSLSTYYQKCKKQLELIRVQQQKRQGTS; encoded by the exons ATGTCTCTAACGTTACCATCCGCCGATATACTTGAAACACCTCCTGGATATCCGTTTGAAGAAATCAACTATGAGGATATTGAAGTTGAGGAG GTGGTGGGGAGAGGAGCTTTTGGGGTTGTTTGCAAAGCCAAATGGAAAGGCAAAGATGTTGCTATCAAGACCATTGAGAGTGAATCAGAGAGGAAAGCCTTTATTGTTGAG CTCCGGCAGCTTTCACGTGTGAATCACCCCAACATTGTGAAGTTGTATGGCTCTTGCCATAGTCCA GTTTGCCTTGTGATGGAATATGCTGAAGGCGGGTCATTGTACAATG TGCTGCATGGTGCTGAACCCCTCCCCTATTACACTGCTTCCCATGCCGTGAGCTGGTGTTTACAGTGTTCCCAGGGCGTGGCCTATCTCCATGGCATGAAACCAAAGGCTCTCATTCACAGGGACCTCAAACCACCCAA tttgcTTCTAGTGGCAGGCGGCACTGTGCTGAAGATATGTGACTTTGGAACAGCATGCGACATTCAGACCCACATGACCAACAACAAGGGAAGTGCAGCATGGATGGCCCCAGAGGTATTTGAAG GCAGCAATTACAGCGAGAAGTGTGATGTGTTCAGCTGGGGGATCATTCTCTGGGAGGTGATCACTCGCAGGAAGCCCTTTGATGAAATTGGAGGACCAGCTTTTCGCATTATGTGGGCTGTGCACAATG gTACAAGACCTCCTTTAATCAAAAATTTGCCCAAGCCCATTGAGAGTCTGATGACTCGCTGCTGGTCAAAAGACCCCTCCCAGCGGCCTTCCATGGAGGAGATAGTGAAGATCATGACTCATCTAATGAAG TACTTCCCAGGATCTGATGAACCCCTGCAATATCCATACCAATATTCAGATGAGGGACAGAGCAACTCTGCAACTAGTACAG GTTCATATGTGGACTACACTGGCACCAGCACAAGCAACAAAAGCGATGCAAACATGGAGCACAGTAATTCTCAAGGGAGCAATGACACTATAAAGATAACGTCTCAGTTTGCTCCTCACTTCAAGCCAAAG GGAGACCCATTGAGGACTCTGCCTCTGTCCAGGGGGGGCAGTGTTGAAAGTCTGCCTTCACGAACACAGTGCCTGGTGTCATCTGACAGCAAAAGAATGAGTGCTGACCTGTCGGAGCTGGAGCCCAAGATGCCATTTACACCTCTAG CCACATGCGAGCCTCAAAGACGTCGGTCTGTGCAGGATCTGCCAGGCATCGGCACAGAGTCCAGCCAG GGGAGCAGAAACAGCAGCCGGTCCTCCAGTCCTAGTGTGAGGATGATGCCACCAGATAAGATGAGCAGCAGAGGTTACTTCTCCCCTGATGACCCCACAG aCACCAACGGCTCAGACAACTCCATTCCCATGGCTTATCTCACCCTGGATCACCAGCTGCAG CCTCTCGCTCCCTGTCCCAACTCCAAAGAGTCCATGGCTGTGTTTGAGCAGCACTGCAAGATGGCCCAAGAATACCTGAAAGTGCAAACAGAGATTGCCCTGCTGATCCAGAGAAA GAAGGAGCTCATCGCTGAACTGGACCAAGATGAGAAGGACCAGCAGAACACGTCCCGTCTGGTGCAGGAGCACAAaaagctgctggaggagaacaaAAGTCTGTCCACATACTACCAGAAGTGCAAAAAACAACTGGAGCTGATCCGGGTCCAGCAACAGAAGAGACAGGGCACGTCGTGa
- the map3k7 gene encoding mitogen-activated protein kinase kinase kinase 7 isoform X1: MSLTLPSADILETPPGYPFEEINYEDIEVEEVVGRGAFGVVCKAKWKGKDVAIKTIESESERKAFIVELRQLSRVNHPNIVKLYGSCHSPVCLVMEYAEGGSLYNVLHGAEPLPYYTASHAVSWCLQCSQGVAYLHGMKPKALIHRDLKPPNLLLVAGGTVLKICDFGTACDIQTHMTNNKGSAAWMAPEVFEGSNYSEKCDVFSWGIILWEVITRRKPFDEIGGPAFRIMWAVHNGTRPPLIKNLPKPIESLMTRCWSKDPSQRPSMEEIVKIMTHLMKYFPGSDEPLQYPYQYSDEGQSNSATSTGSYVDYTGTSTSNKSDANMEHSNSQGSNDTIKITSQFAPHFKPKGDPLRTLPLSRGGSVESLPSRTQCLVSSDSKRMSADLSELEPKMPFTPLAGPQYKRGHRKTASFGTILDVPKIVVTATCEPQRRRSVQDLPGIGTESSQGSRNSSRSSSPSVRMMPPDKMSSRGYFSPDDPTDTNGSDNSIPMAYLTLDHQLQPLAPCPNSKESMAVFEQHCKMAQEYLKVQTEIALLIQRKKELIAELDQDEKDQQNTSRLVQEHKKLLEENKSLSTYYQKCKKQLELIRVQQQKRQGTS, from the exons ATGTCTCTAACGTTACCATCCGCCGATATACTTGAAACACCTCCTGGATATCCGTTTGAAGAAATCAACTATGAGGATATTGAAGTTGAGGAG GTGGTGGGGAGAGGAGCTTTTGGGGTTGTTTGCAAAGCCAAATGGAAAGGCAAAGATGTTGCTATCAAGACCATTGAGAGTGAATCAGAGAGGAAAGCCTTTATTGTTGAG CTCCGGCAGCTTTCACGTGTGAATCACCCCAACATTGTGAAGTTGTATGGCTCTTGCCATAGTCCA GTTTGCCTTGTGATGGAATATGCTGAAGGCGGGTCATTGTACAATG TGCTGCATGGTGCTGAACCCCTCCCCTATTACACTGCTTCCCATGCCGTGAGCTGGTGTTTACAGTGTTCCCAGGGCGTGGCCTATCTCCATGGCATGAAACCAAAGGCTCTCATTCACAGGGACCTCAAACCACCCAA tttgcTTCTAGTGGCAGGCGGCACTGTGCTGAAGATATGTGACTTTGGAACAGCATGCGACATTCAGACCCACATGACCAACAACAAGGGAAGTGCAGCATGGATGGCCCCAGAGGTATTTGAAG GCAGCAATTACAGCGAGAAGTGTGATGTGTTCAGCTGGGGGATCATTCTCTGGGAGGTGATCACTCGCAGGAAGCCCTTTGATGAAATTGGAGGACCAGCTTTTCGCATTATGTGGGCTGTGCACAATG gTACAAGACCTCCTTTAATCAAAAATTTGCCCAAGCCCATTGAGAGTCTGATGACTCGCTGCTGGTCAAAAGACCCCTCCCAGCGGCCTTCCATGGAGGAGATAGTGAAGATCATGACTCATCTAATGAAG TACTTCCCAGGATCTGATGAACCCCTGCAATATCCATACCAATATTCAGATGAGGGACAGAGCAACTCTGCAACTAGTACAG GTTCATATGTGGACTACACTGGCACCAGCACAAGCAACAAAAGCGATGCAAACATGGAGCACAGTAATTCTCAAGGGAGCAATGACACTATAAAGATAACGTCTCAGTTTGCTCCTCACTTCAAGCCAAAG GGAGACCCATTGAGGACTCTGCCTCTGTCCAGGGGGGGCAGTGTTGAAAGTCTGCCTTCACGAACACAGTGCCTGGTGTCATCTGACAGCAAAAGAATGAGTGCTGACCTGTCGGAGCTGGAGCCCAAGATGCCATTTACACCTCTAG CAGGCCCCCAGTATAAACGAGGCCACCGTAAAACGGCATCATTCGGCACCATTCTGGATGTCCCCAAGATCGTCGTCACAG CCACATGCGAGCCTCAAAGACGTCGGTCTGTGCAGGATCTGCCAGGCATCGGCACAGAGTCCAGCCAG GGGAGCAGAAACAGCAGCCGGTCCTCCAGTCCTAGTGTGAGGATGATGCCACCAGATAAGATGAGCAGCAGAGGTTACTTCTCCCCTGATGACCCCACAG aCACCAACGGCTCAGACAACTCCATTCCCATGGCTTATCTCACCCTGGATCACCAGCTGCAG CCTCTCGCTCCCTGTCCCAACTCCAAAGAGTCCATGGCTGTGTTTGAGCAGCACTGCAAGATGGCCCAAGAATACCTGAAAGTGCAAACAGAGATTGCCCTGCTGATCCAGAGAAA GAAGGAGCTCATCGCTGAACTGGACCAAGATGAGAAGGACCAGCAGAACACGTCCCGTCTGGTGCAGGAGCACAAaaagctgctggaggagaacaaAAGTCTGTCCACATACTACCAGAAGTGCAAAAAACAACTGGAGCTGATCCGGGTCCAGCAACAGAAGAGACAGGGCACGTCGTGa